ACGCCAAGACCGGCTTCAACCGCCGACTTCACCGCGCCCGTACTGCCCAGCTCCATCACAATCTTCAGGTCGGCCGGATCGATCTTTTTCCGTTTAAGCTGCTCCTCCATTACTAATCGCGTACCGGAGCCCTGTTCACGGACGACAAAAGGATAATCTGCCACTTCATCCAACAGAACCTTCTGCCGCTTCGACAGCGGATGATCTTTCGGAACGATCAGCTTGAGCTCGTCGCTCATGACGGCCTCCATCTGCATATCCGGGTGGTTAACTGGAGCTTCAATCAATCCGAATGTCAGCTGATGATTGATAATCTCTTCAATGATTTGAGCGGTATTCATTACCTTCATGCTGATCGATATTTCCGGAAACGTCTGTCCGAACGGACCGAGCAGACGCGGCAAAATGTATTCTCCAATCGTCAGGCTGGCGCCAAGCTGAAGCCGTCCCTTAAGCTGCTTGGTAAACGCCGACATCGCTTGATCCGTATCGCGGATCAGCTCGATGCTTCTCCGCGCGTAAGGCATCAACGCCTTTCCGGCTTCCGTCAAGTCGATCCGTTTGGTAGACCGCTGCAGCAGCTTTGTCCCGAAATAGTCCTCCAGCGATTGCACCTGCATGGTCACGGCCGGCTGAGTCATATGCAGCGATTGGGCGGCCGCAGAGAAGCTGCCACGTTCCGCTACCGTATAAAAAATATGCAATTGATGAAAATTAAGCGCCATCTGTCCGACCATCCTCTCTTCTTAGCGGTTATTATACTACAAATGCACGTAAAAAAGCGCAGCACCCTTTGAAAGGATGCTGCGCTTACATTTCATCGTTTATTTTCTTTTTCGACTGTTTTTCACCAAGGTCATTCTTCTGGAGTGACGAAGCCATGAATAGTATGATTTCAAATCCCGCAATTCGATCGTCTCCGACATGCGTCCCAAAAAGGTGACTACAATCATCTTGTGCAGCGGGTTGCCAAGCAGATCAATGTCTGTTTCCGATGGGGCAAATTCAGCAACAAACACCAGATCGTCGTCAATCAGGTAAACATCCTCTTCATTCCGGTAATAAGGCTCAATTCGTCCTTGCTTCAGGCATTCCCATAAGAATTCGGCAATATCCTCGTAGCCCGTCTTCTCAGTTTCAACCCGATCCACCCATCGGCTCCTGGCATGGTTTGTAATAACGATGTCCGCCACTTTCTTATCGCCCAATTCGATATAGAAAGTTTCATAAGTGCTCCATCTTCTAGTCGTTTTGTCCTTCATCGTTCACCACACCTCCGTCTTAGGAACCAGGTCTTTTTTACCACTTTTATGTATAAGGATATTTTAACCATGATTGTCCGAGATTTCAACAATAAAATAAACTCAGCCCATAAATGTAATTATTTGTAAAACTTAATAAAAGAAAGAAGATCGCCGTACATTGGTCTCTCTGTGTACCAGCGATCTTCCCGCAATTTTATTTAATTATTATTAACTTCCTTGCTTGAATTTCATAAATGTTCACAGCTTATGAAATTCTAGTTCTACATGCTGTAGAATCTGGTCTTATCCTCGGCATCTTTTGTATATTCTGTCTTTAATTCGTTGCGGTAAGATCGTTCAACCTTGCGCACGAATGGAAGACGGCTTATTGTTTTTACCGCTTCCTCCGCGCGTTCTGCGTTCATATATATCACGACATAATGCATCTTGCGCGACATATAATGAACGGTTCCGTACTTTTCTAGCGTTCTGGCCGCTTTCAGATCGCTCACCCATATGATATAACCTGTCCGTTCCGGTAACAACATCTATTCCCTCCGTCGAGTCAAATCAAGCAAAGGTCTATCCACAGCCGCCGCTACCGCAGCTACAGGAGCCGCCGCCTCCGCAGCCGCCCGTTTTCCCTTCATTGCTCGGCACCTTAATCGTATCGGACACCGATTCCGCAATCATGCGGGATACGTCATACAGCATCGTATCCACAAGCTGCTCAGCCGTCTTGAATCGTTTCACCGCTTCAATCTGGTCCAGCTCCCGCTCGATTTGCTTCACTTTATCCTTAGCTGCATGATAATCCGGATGGAATCTGCCGAATCGCTCGCATTCCGAGAACAGCTCTTTCGCTTTGGCGAATTGCTTGGACAGCAACTTCACCCGCTCGTCCTCCTGTACAGCTTCTTTCCAATATAAATAGTCGGCAACTTCCGCCGATTGGTTAATAAAGTCACCCAGCTCGTAGGCGCACATCAACAGCGACGCCATATCCAGCGAAGAAACGCCGCTTGCACCATCATAGGGCAGAACTGTGGTCGTTGGCATTCGTTCACCCTCTTTTCTTTTACACTTGCTTAGAAACTATCATATCATAATCATTCAATGAATAGATACAATTTTACACAAATCCACTCACTCCCGGCGCAACCAGCTTCATCCCTTCCCACATTTCCGGGGACAAGCATACTTCGCGGTGCGTATCCGCTTCACGCAACAAGCCGGTAACGGTCCAGCCGTTCCCGCTCCTCTCCAGCCTCGCAGGCACAAAAGCCACAACGTTTTCTTTTATCCTTAATTGGACCGGAGCCTGCCAACTCAAAGCCCTTTCCAGAATCTCAAAGCGCGTGGAGTGATGATAAGACCTTAACTGCTGCATCCAATTTATAGGTACCCGTTCAAGCTCGGGCAGAAACCGCTCTATCCTGAAATCCTCATGATTCATGAGCTCGCAGCCCGCAAACGCCCGTCCGGAAAAACGGAGCGGGAATCCGCCTTCTTCTGATTGGTCTTCAAGCGGCAATTCGGGATACGCGTCTGCCGGCGGCTTCTTTTCCACTTCCGTCTGTTTTCCCCAGTCCGTCAAACTGGTTTCAAGCAAGGACGAGATAAGCATTCCGCCGGAGGCCGATTGCAAAAAGGCTATAACCGAAGCAACACACCGTCCGTGAGTAATTGCCCGTTCTATTGAGCTTCGCGATAATTGCCATACCGACAGCTGATCATCACTCTTCCTGTCTGCCACAAGCTCCAGTTCCCATCGGATACTGTAGGGACAACCTGGAGGAACAAGCAGATCGCCGTTAGGTTCAATCATAATGGGCTCGGGTCTTGCTGACGGACGCTGCTCATTATAGATAAACAACGGTATCATCGTCCACCGGAGCATTTTGCTGTCCCCCGCCCATGCGAGCTCTAACCACCCAAAGCTGCGCAGCAGATTCAAACAGGCACTGCGGCTCTGATCCCACTCCATGCCTTTTAAATCAAGCTCAGGGAGCTGATCAGCAATAGCCCCATCCGGATACCAAGTCCCTGGTTCAAGCCGGGTCAACAGCGCCATGACATGCCACATCGCAGGCTTTTTCTCCAGAAGCTCATTCAGGCACCACTGAAACAATAAAGACTCCCGCGTAAGCTCCCCCTTCGAGAACCAGGCAGCAAGCGTTTTTTCTTTCCACCTTATCAGCTTCCCTTCAAAGGCCAATACACCTAACTGGTTGCTAAGCTTCAGCACGAAAGATACGGCGGGATTGTAAGGATCCGTTTCCTCCTGCCGCCAGCCGGACTGAAGAAGATCCGCATCCGTAATAGAAATAGCCTGCATAAGCCTTGCGGTTGTTTTCTTCGGCAGAATTCCCTTTGCCGTCAGACCAAGACCGCTTCGGGCCAGCTCCGCCCAAGCGGCCAGAAGCTGCCTTCCAAGCGGCTTAAGGGCCATATCCTCCTGCCGCTGCTCCCATAATCCGCTTATCCTATTTACTTCAGGCCATTGACCAAACGGAAACAAATAGGGATGCCACTGCATAAAACAATCGCTTGGCATCGCATATAGGCGCTCACCCCAGCCTTGACGAAGCGCTAAAACAATTCCCGCATTTTGCAGCTGGATCAATCCGTAACGGAACTCTGCACCCGAGAATCTCTGCCGCAATGAAAAAAGCCGCTCCTCCGAGACGGGACCGGCTCCAAAGCAATTATAAAATGCCCGCAAGACGGCGGCGCTTGCTTCGTCCATTTGGTCCACCGCTTCTTGAATGGACAGCCTGTCGATTACGGCTTCCTCCCATTTCAATTCACGCTCTGCCGCACCAATCCAGAAGGGAGACATCATGAATTGCTGCTTCACATGGCTCGCCAGTTTTTCCGACCATTCTTGTATAAAAATGACGAATCACTCCCTTACTAGTGTTTTTCAAGCTCGTATTGGTATCCTTGCTCAAGCAGGAACATCTGACGCCTTGCGGCATATTCCGTTTCGCTGGTGTCATCGGTCACAATGGTATAAAACCAGGCTTCATTCCT
This region of Paenibacillus sp. JDR-2 genomic DNA includes:
- a CDS encoding selenium metabolism-associated LysR family transcriptional regulator; translated protein: MALNFHQLHIFYTVAERGSFSAAAQSLHMTQPAVTMQVQSLEDYFGTKLLQRSTKRIDLTEAGKALMPYARRSIELIRDTDQAMSAFTKQLKGRLQLGASLTIGEYILPRLLGPFGQTFPEISISMKVMNTAQIIEEIINHQLTFGLIEAPVNHPDMQMEAVMSDELKLIVPKDHPLSKRQKVLLDEVADYPFVVREQGSGTRLVMEEQLKRKKIDPADLKIVMELGSTGAVKSAVEAGLGVSFVSESSVKHEVALGLLHVIPIEDTRFKRQFYSIYLKSTLLPISAVTFLTFLREKDLQQWL
- a CDS encoding YlbG family protein; protein product: MLPERTGYIIWVSDLKAARTLEKYGTVHYMSRKMHYVVIYMNAERAEEAVKTISRLPFVRKVERSYRNELKTEYTKDAEDKTRFYSM
- a CDS encoding YlbF family regulator, coding for MPTTTVLPYDGASGVSSLDMASLLMCAYELGDFINQSAEVADYLYWKEAVQEDERVKLLSKQFAKAKELFSECERFGRFHPDYHAAKDKVKQIERELDQIEAVKRFKTAEQLVDTMLYDVSRMIAESVSDTIKVPSNEGKTGGCGGGGSCSCGSGGCG